One genomic window of Mesoplodon densirostris isolate mMesDen1 chromosome 14, mMesDen1 primary haplotype, whole genome shotgun sequence includes the following:
- the LOC132501875 gene encoding transmembrane protein 14C-like, whose product MQKDSGPLVPLHWIGFGYVALVASSGIIGYAKAGSVPSLAARLLFGGLVGLGAYQLSQDPRNIWVFLVTSGTLAGIMGMRFYHSGKFMPAALIAGASLLMVAKLGISALGKPHQ is encoded by the coding sequence ATGCAGAAGGACTCCGGCCCACTAGTGCCTTTACATTGGATTGGCTTTGGCTATGTAGCACTGGTTGCTTCCAGCGGGATCATTGGCTATGCAAAAGCAGGCAGTGTCCCATCCCTGGCTGCCAGGCTCCTCTTCGGTGGATTAGTGGGCCTGGGTGCCTATCAGCTGTCTCAGGATCCAAGGAACATTTGGGTTTTCTTAGTTACATCTGGAACCTTGGCTGGCATTATGGGAATGAGATTCTACCACTCTGGAAAATTTATGCCTGCAGCCTTAATTGCAGGTGCCAGTTTGCTGATGGTCGCCAAACTTGGAATTAGTGCGTTGGGTAAACCCCATCAGTAG